A DNA window from Helianthus annuus cultivar XRQ/B chromosome 15, HanXRQr2.0-SUNRISE, whole genome shotgun sequence contains the following coding sequences:
- the LOC110877849 gene encoding plastidic glucose transporter 4-like isoform X1, translating into MQKKTDQAEKVIKTLYSDGKVVEVMADISTSGQGSEEQDAGWFDLFSARYFKVVSVGATLFLFQQLAGINVVVYYSTSVFRTAGVASDVAASALVGATNVFGTMIASSLMDKQGRKSLLITSFSGMAISMNSNNGA; encoded by the exons ATG CAAAAGAAAACTGACCAAGCTGAGAAAGTAATAAAAACATTATATAGTGACGGAAAAGTTGTAGAGGTTATGGCTGACATAAGTACGTCTGGTCAAGGTTCAGAAGAACAAGATGCTGGTTGGTTTGATCTTTTCAGCGCCCGATATTTCAAAG TTGTGAGCGTTGGTGCAACCCTTTTCTTATTCCAACAGTTGGCTGGAATAAACGTTGTCGTGTACTATTCAACCTCTGTGTTCCGCACCGCAGGAGTTGCATCTGATGTGGCAGCCAGTGCTCTTGTTGGGGCTACAAATGTTTTCG GCACAATGATCGCGTCATCTTTGATGGACAAACAAGGACGGAAAAGTCTTCTGATCACAAGCTTTTCCGGAATG GCTATTTCAATGAACTCAAATAATGGTGCTTGA
- the LOC110877849 gene encoding plastidic glucose transporter 4-like isoform X2: MQKKTDQAEKVIKTLYSDGKVVEVMADISTSGQGSEEQDAGWFDLFSARYFKVVSVGATLFLFQQLAGINVVVYYSTSVFRTAGVASDVAASALVGATNVFGTMIASSLMDKQGRKSLLITSFSGMERIMFLNFH, encoded by the exons ATG CAAAAGAAAACTGACCAAGCTGAGAAAGTAATAAAAACATTATATAGTGACGGAAAAGTTGTAGAGGTTATGGCTGACATAAGTACGTCTGGTCAAGGTTCAGAAGAACAAGATGCTGGTTGGTTTGATCTTTTCAGCGCCCGATATTTCAAAG TTGTGAGCGTTGGTGCAACCCTTTTCTTATTCCAACAGTTGGCTGGAATAAACGTTGTCGTGTACTATTCAACCTCTGTGTTCCGCACCGCAGGAGTTGCATCTGATGTGGCAGCCAGTGCTCTTGTTGGGGCTACAAATGTTTTCG GCACAATGATCGCGTCATCTTTGATGGACAAACAAGGACGGAAAAGTCTTCTGATCACAAGCTTTTCCGGAATG GAGAGGATAATGTTCTTGAACTTCCACTAG